In the genome of Cydia strobilella chromosome Z, ilCydStro3.1, whole genome shotgun sequence, one region contains:
- the LOC134753760 gene encoding uncharacterized protein LOC134753760, which translates to MLRWAGGVTLLDRIRNTYIRGSFKVRPLPEKITKGRLRWFGHVMRREPEHMTRKVLDMFPTQSRRGRPRLTWLAKVKRDMEEAQIPPEMTQDREAWRNITRRADPK; encoded by the coding sequence ATGCTGCGCTGGGCCGGTGGTGTCACCTTACTAGACCGCATCCGTAACACCTACATCCgtggtagttttaaagtgagacCGTTACCCGAAAAAATAACCAAAGGGAGACTTCGATGGTTTGGGCACGTCATGCGCCGAGAACCCGAACACATGACACGCAAGGTGCTGGATATGTTCCCCACACAATCGCGACGAGGAAGACCCCGACTGACATGGCTGGCTAAGGTGAAGAGGGATATGGAAGAAGCCCAAATCCCACCTGAGATGACCCAGGACCGAGAAGCCTGGCGAAATAtaactaggagagccgaccccaaataa